One segment of Euwallacea fornicatus isolate EFF26 chromosome 23, ASM4011564v1, whole genome shotgun sequence DNA contains the following:
- the LOC136346434 gene encoding cationic amino acid transporter 4 yields the protein MPGSRKIILKHVMSGICTKMNRSKQLPSDIMDTPLNRCLNTFDITLLGVGHMVGAGIYVLTGTVAKDIAGPGIILSFLLAGLACLLSALCYAEFGTRVPKAGSAYVYTYISIGEFWAFVIGWNILLEHMIGAASVARAWSGYVDSLFGGIISNTTISITGEMHEELLGKYPDFLAFSVCLVYALLLGIGVKGSAMVNSFLTIINLSVMGIVVVMGFYYADEENWSKGDGFLPYKFGGVVAGAATCFYAFVGFDSIATSGEEAKNPSFSIPMATVISMGIVTLGYILVSASLTLLVPYYEINPSAALPDAFSNVGQQWIKYVVSLGAICGMTTTLFGSLFSLPRCMYAMAVDGLLFGFLGNINSKTQLPLVNLVISGVTSALIALLFDLEKLVEFMSIGTLLAYTIVSASVIILRYRPSFETTACKPVSTPGSEISASTSELTTPASEIVNLTGALRVQYSWLGPIFGNCEPGSVVTGSVFIFTTFSCALCTLFQMATWELESIIWWTVVLATFFILILVGCLVVICAHHQNTANLRFKVPLVPFVPALSILFNIEFMVHLNILTWLRFFVWMIIGMLVYFLYGIHHSKEGEGNSSYSILMTSSEAVKEKWGSTTKTNLKAVLTQRKATSVDKSAIIDDDDDSTD from the exons ATGCCTGGCTCCAGAAAAATAATCCTAAAACACGTCATGTCTGGAATTTGCACCAAAATGAATCGCTCAAAGCAGCTGCCTTCCGACATAATGGACACTCCCCTGAATCGTTGTTTGAACACTTTTGACATCACCCTACTCG GAGTTGGTCACATGGTAGGAGCAGGTATCTACGTTCTCACAGGGACAGTGGCAAAGGATATTGCAGGTCCAGGAATAATCCTGTCCTTCCTCTTAGCAGGACTGGCCTGCCTCCTTTCAGCTCTCTGCTACGCAGAATTCGGAACCCGGGTACCGAAAGCCGGATCGGCTTACGTTTACACTTATATTAGCATCGGAGAGTTTTGGGCTTTTGTTATTGGTTGGAACATTCTTTTAGAGCACATGATTG GTGCAGCTTCAGTTGCTAGGGCATGGAGTGGCTATGTAGATTCCCTTTTCGGGGGTATAATCAGCAACACCACTATAAGTATAACTGGGGAAATGCACGAAGAGTTATTGGGGAAATATCCGGATTTTTTGGCCTTTTCTGTATGTTTGGTTTATGCCCTTCTTTTAG gtATAGGCGTAAAAGGTTCGGCGATGGTTAACAGTttcttaacaataataaatttatcggTCATGGGTATTGTGGTCGTAATGGGTTTTTATTATGCCGACGAGGAAAACTGGTCTAAAGGGGACGGATTTTTGCCCTATAAGTTCGGAGGGGTCGTGGcag GTGCTGCTACGTGTTTCTATGCATTTGTGGGCTTTGATAGTATAGCAACTTCCGGAGAAGAGGCTAAGAATCCTTCATTTTCCATCCCAATGGCGACGGTTATCTCCATGGGAATTGTCACTCTTGGATATATTTTAGTTAGCGCCTCTTTGACTCTTCTAGTACCTTATTACGAAATCAATCCAAG tgCTGCTTTGCCCGACGCTTTTTCAAATGTCGGACAACAATGGATAAAGTACGTGGTATCCCTAGGCGCCATATGTGGAATGACAACCACCCTCTTTGGGTCTCTCTTTTCGTTGCCGAGATGTATGTACGCTATGGCAGTAGATGGTCTTCTTTTTGGTTTTCTTG GAAATATCAACAGCAAGACTCAGCTACCGCTAGTAAACTTGGTCATATCAGGAGTGACCTCAGCTCTAATAGCTCTGCTtttcgatttggaaaaattggttGAATTTATGTCTATAGGCACGCTTTTGGCTTACACCATTGTAAGTGCGAGTGTCATTATTCTGCGATACAG GCCAAGTTTTGAAACCACTGCCTGCAAACCAGTGTCAACACCAGGTTCCGAAATATCAGCCTCAACGTCTGAACTTACAACACCAGCTTCGGAAATCGTCAACTTAACTGGGGCTTTAAGGGTTCAATACAGTTG GTTGGGACCAATCTTCGGTAACTGCGAACCTGGCAGTGTAGTCACAGGATCTGTCTTCATTTTTACAACATTTAGTTGCGCCCTATGCACCCTTTTCCAAATGGCAACCTGGGAGTTAGAGAGTATAATTTGGTGGACTGTCGTTTTGGCCACTTTCTTTATACTAATTTTGGTCGGAT gTTTGGTGGTAATTTGCGCCCACCATCAGAACACTGCCAACCTTCGCTTCAAAGTCCCGTTAGTCCCATTTGTCCCAGCTCTGAGTATCCTTTTCAATATTGAGTTTATGGTCCATTTGAATATATTAACATGGTTGCGATTTTTTGTTTGGATGATAATTG GTATGTTGGTATATTTCCTTTATGGTATTCACCACAGTAAAGAGGGAGAAGGTAACTCCTCTTATTCCATTTTAATGACGTCTTCGGAGGCTGTTAAGGAGAAATGGGGGTCTACCACGAAGACTAACCTGAAAGCGGTCCTAACGCAGAGAAAAGCGACTTCAGTGGATAAAAGTGCAATTATCGACGATGACGATGATAGTACTGATTAG
- the bnb gene encoding probable serine/threonine-protein kinase kinX produces MKLLVSLLLVATAMAYPLGESEEKPKEPLVISDSYSSVSKSDEAKHDLEKTLQRDSASSDSSSTSSEESAESSEQKAEPSKQADKSIQAPLRDPEVPLELKGDVLELLVTTVEPDLKAELEPKLAEPKAAEPKAAEPKAAEPKAAEPVPAELPKLEEPLPTLKKVEIHVNPQTKTFEVEKKEETKAAEESVTESIAEKSLIDEKPLALPAQAQSDEKSAAASEIKEDIVALPSEQKVEIPAAVEEKTPELRSTIQEEKKEEPSEPIPEKKAKSEDLKSEENSSLVPQEESSTQPIAEPTSEQPKSESDETLRLEELQKVADQIATDAKAVAEEKLPEGKSAEPEAKPIAQPAADVPAAVSQDQSHEDQKIEAKPEQPAESASSS; encoded by the coding sequence atGAAGCTGTTAGTGAGTCTCCTTTTGGTAGCCACGGCGATGGCCTATCCCCTTGGAGAGTCCGAAGAGAAACCCAAGGAGCCTCTAGTAATTTCCGATTCGTACTCCTCCGTTTCCAAGTCGGACGAGGCCAAGCACGACCTGGAGAAGACTTTACAGCGAGACTCTGCTTCTTCAGACAGTTCCAGCACCAGCTCGGAGGAGTCCGCAGAGAGCTCGGAACAAAAGGCCGAGCCCTCGAAACAAGCGGATAAGAGCATCCAAGCCCCCCTGCGTGACCCCGAGGTGCCCCTGGAACTGAAAGGGGACGTCCTCGAACTTTTGGTCACCACCGTAGAGCCCGACCTTAAGGCCGAACTCGAACCGAAACTTGCGGAGCCCAAAGCCGCCGAACCCAAAGCCGCCGAGCCCAAAGCCGCCGAGCCCAAAGCTGCCGAACCCGTCCCGGCGGAGCTTCCCAAGCTCGAGGAGCCGTTGCCCACATTGAAGAAAGTCGAAATTCACGTAAATCCCCAAACCAAAACTTTCGAAGTCGAGAAGAAGGAAGAAACGAAGGCCGCCGAGGAATCCGTCACCGAATCGATCGCGGAAAAATCCCTGATCGACGAAAAACCTTTGGCCCTTCCCGCTCAGGCCCAGTCGGACGAGAAATCAGCGGCAGCATCGGAAATCAAAGAAGATATCGTGGCATTACCCAGCGAACAAAAAGTCGAGATTCCCGCCGCAGTCGAAGAGAAGACCCCCGAGCTGAGGAGCACGATCCAAGAAGAGAAAAAGGAGGAGCCCTCGGAACCGATCCCGGAGAAAAAGGCCAAGTCTGAAGATTTGAAATCGGAAGAGAACTCCTCCCTGGTGCCTCAGGAAGAGTCGTCCACGCAGCCCATCGCCGAGCCCACATCCGAGCAGCCGAAGTCGGAGTCCGATGAGACTCTGAGACTTGAGGAGCTCCAGAAGGTCGCCGACCAAATCGCTACCGACGCCAAGGCCGTAGCAGAAGAGAAGCTGCCAGAAGGAAAGTCAGCCGAGCCCGAAGCTAAACCGATAGCGCAGCCTGCAGCTGACGTACCCGCTGCTGTGAGCCAAGATCAATCCCACGAAGACCAAAAAATCGAAGCAAAACCCGAGCAGCCAGCAGAGAGCGCATCGAGTTCttga